From the Halomonas sp. MCCC 1A13316 genome, the window TTGCAGGGCGCGAGGCTCGAAGACGGCCCCGGATAGAATATGTGCACCCACCTCGGAGCCTTTCTCCACCACGCACACCGTCAGCTCCTGACCTGCCTCATTGGCCTGCTGCATCAGGCGGCAGGCGGCCGACAGCCCCGAGGGGCCGGCGCCAACGATCACCACGTCGAAGTCCATCGAATCGCGTTCTACTTGCTCAGACATGCCAGTCGCTCCTCCCTCGGCTTCGGCGTCGGAACCGTGCCACCAACGTCGAAGTAAAATAAAACGGTCGTTTGCTTCTCGATATTCTACATGATAGGCATAATAAACGACTCAGGACACCCCTACGATGGCAATGTAGGATAACACCGCACTGTCAGGGGATTGTTGCCACCATTCGGCCTGTGGCACATTGGCAAGGTTTTTTGGTTTGATGCCTATCAAACGCTTGCATGAAATATAAAGGAATACCAACCGGTTCTAAGGGATCGTTGACCTTCCTTGAAGGCGCTGGGCGTCAGCGAGTCCAAAACCAGACGGTTCACCCATCGAACCAAGCGAGGACACCATGAAAGTACTCGTCGCGGTCAAACGCGTCATCGACTACAACGTCAAGATCCGCGTCAAGGCGGATCACTCCGACGTCGACCTCACCAACGTCAAGATGGCCATGAACCCCTTCTGCGAGATCGCCGTGGAAGAGGCCGTGCGGCTGAAGGAGAAAGGCGTGGCCACCGAGATCGTCGCGGTGACCATCGGCCCCAAGGCCGCCCAGGAGCAGCTGCGCACCGCGCTGGCGCTGGGTGCCGATCGTGCCGTGCATGTCGAGACCGAAGAGCGCGTCGAGTCGCTGGCGGCAGCCAAGCTGCTGGCCAAGGTGGTGGAAGAGGAGCAGCCCGGGCTGGTCATCCTCGGCAAGCAGGCCATCGACACCGATAACAACCAGACCGGCCAGATGCTCGCCGCGCTCGCCGGCCTGCCCCAGGGCACCTTCGCTTCCGAAGTGCAGGTGGACGGGGACAAGGTCCAGGTCACCCGCGAGATCGACGGCGGCCTGCAGACCGTCGAGCTGACCCTGCCGGCCATCGTCACCACCGACCTGCGCCTCAACGAGCCGCGCTACGCCAAGCTGCCCGACATCATGAAGGCCAAGAAGAAGCCGCTCGACGTCAAGACCCCGGCCGATTACGGCATCGAGGTGGCCAGCAAGCTCACGCTGCTCAAGGTCGAATCGCCGGCCGAGCGCAAGGGCGGCATCAAGGTGGGCTCCGTCGACGAGCTCGTGGACAAACTCAAGAACGAAGCCAAAGTGCTTTGAAGGGAGCCGATTTCATGAGCATCCTGGTTTTAGCCGAACATCACGACGGCGTCCTGGTTGGCGCTACCGCCCACGTGGTTGCCGCCGCCCAGGCCATCGGTGGTGACATCGACGTGCTGGTCGCGGGCGAGAACGTCGGCGCCGTGGCCGATGCCGCGGCCAAGCTCGACGGCGTGAACAAGGTCCGCGTGGCCGACAACGCCGTCTACGCCCATCAGCTGGCCGAACCGCTGTCTGCGCTGCTGGTCGAGCTCGCCGGCGACTATTCCCATATCCTCGCCGCCGCCTCCACCACCGGCAAGAACGTGCTGCCGCGGGTCGCCGCGCTGAAGGACGTCAGCCAGCTCTCCGAGATCGTCGAGGTGGTCGACGCCGACACCTTCAAGCGCCCGATCTACGCCGGCAACGCCATCGCCACGGTCAAGAGCGCCGACAGCCTCAAGGTGATCACCGTGCGCAGCACCGGCTTCGATGCGGTAGGTGAAAGCGGTAACGCCGCCATCGAGAGCGTCGACACGGTGGTCGACAACAGCCAGTCCACCTTCATCAAGCAGGAACTGGCCCAGAGCGATCGCCCCGAGCTGGCCGCGGCCAAGGTGGTCATCTCCGGTGGGCGCGGCATGGGCAGCGGCGAGAACTTCAAGCTGCTCGACGGCATCGCCGACAAGCTGGGTGCCGCCATCGGCGCCTCGCGCGCCGCGGTGGACGCCGGCTTCGTGCCCAACGACATGCAGGTGGGGCAGACCGGCAAGATCGTCGCGCCGGAGCTCTACATCGCCGTGGGCATTTCCGGCGCCATCCAGCACCTGGCCGGCATGAAGGACTCCAAGGTGATCGTCGCCATCAACAAGGACGAGGAGGCGCCGATTTTCCAGGTCGCCGATTACGGCCTGGTCGGCGATCTGTTCGAGATCCTGCCGGAGCTGGAAAGCAAGTTGTAAGCGCTGGACTAGTGCACTGACAGCCGGCCCGATGTGGCCGGCTTTCGGCGTGTTGACGCCCGCCACGTGCGGTTCATTAGGCTTGGCTATATCGAAATTTCAAATTCGCTATTAGCGTCAAGCGCCAGCTTTTGCCATGCTAGATGGTTGAAGTCGTGGACGAACGTCCCTGAACTCAATCGCCTTCATGGAGGAGCGAATATGCCGCATACACTGCCCGAGCTTCCTTACGCCTATGACGCGCTCGAGCCACACATCGACGCCATGACCATGGAAATCCATCACTCGCGTCACCACAAGACCTACGTCGACAAGCTCAATGCCGCCCTGGAGGGCACCGGACTGGAAGACGTGCCGGTGGACGAGCTGATGGCCAGCATCGATCGGGTGCCTGAAGCGAAGCGGCAGGAGGTCATCAACAACGGTGGCGGCCACTCCAACCACTCCAAGTTCTGGGAGATGATGTCACCGAACGGTGGCGGTCAGCCCCAAGGTAAGGTGGCTCAAGCTATCGACAGCGAGCTGGGCGGCTTCGATGCCTTCAAGGAGGCCTTTACCAAGGCAGCCTTGGGTCGTTTCGGTAGCGGCTGGGCCTGGCTGAGCGTTACGCCCGAGAAGAAACTGGTCGTGGAAAACACCCTGAACCAGGACAGCCCGCACATGCACGGCAACACCCCGGTGCTGGGGCTGGACGTATGGGAGCACGCTTATTACCTGAAGTACCAGAACAAGCGTCCCGACTACGTGAGCGCCTTCTTCAACGTGGTCAACTGGGAGGACGTGGAGCGCCGTTACCAGCAGGCCACTTCATGACCTGAACGCAACGGTATGTTCCGAATCGCCGCAGCCCTTGGCTGCGGCGATTTTCGTTTGGAGTTTCTGACTCAGCATGCCACGGCAATCCGGTGTTCTCCGCTGGGGTGGGTCATGACCTGCATAGGCAAGCCGTAGATGGCTTCCAGGGTGGAATCGGTCATCATCTCGTCGGGCGAACCGTGGGCCAGCAATCGGCCGCTATGCAGCGCGAGCAGCTCATCGCAGTAGCGCGAGGCCATGTTGATGTCGTGAAGCACGATGATCACGCATAGCTTCAGTTCGTCGCACAACTTGCGGATCAGTGCCAGTACTTCCATCTGGTGGGCGATATCAAGTGCTGCCAACGGTTCGTCCAGCAGCAGGAAACGACTCTCCTGGGCCAGCAGCATGGCCAGCCATACGCGCTGGCGCTCGCCGCCGGAGAGAGTATCCACCAGGCGGTCGGCAAAGGCCTCGGTGTGACTGAGTTCGATGGCCCGCTCGATCGCTGCCTTGTCCTGGGCTGTATGTCGCCCCAGCAGGCCGTGCCAGGGGTAGCGGCCGAAGGCGATCAATTCACGCCCGGTCAGGTTCTCGGCACTGGGCAGATGCTGGGGCAAATAGGCGACACGTCGGGCAAATTCGCGCTGGCCCCAGTCGCTCAAGAGCCGCTCGTCGAGCCGGATTTCGCCTTGGCTCACTGGATGCTGCTGGGCGAGCAGCTTGACCAATGTCGATTTGCCCGAGCCGTTATGGCCAATCAAGCCATAGACCTTGCCCTCCACAAAGCAGTGTTCGATGGGCTTCAGTAGCAGTTTGCCATCAATTTGGAAGGTGGCGCCCTTGACTTCGAACATGCTGGATTCCTTGACGGGTTTCGATCTTTACAGGGTAAACGAGAATCGTTGCTCTCATCTACCGGACAAACCAAACTCGAATGTACTTACCATCCCAGCCAACTGCGCAGCCGTTGGGCGGGTGATGCCAGAGGTACGCTTGGTGTTGCCCGAGAGTTGCAGCGTGGCTTGTTTCAGCGGAGCCATGATCGCTTCCAGATGATACCGGCAGAGCTGGCGGTCGAGGGCGGCGGGGCATTGCGCCATGAGCAGCTGACAGTGGTAAGTGGCGGTATCCAACAACTGGCAGGCCTCCTTGAACGGTGCAGCTTCACATCGGCAGCGCTGCAGCTCGCTGAGGAGCATGCGAAGCATCTGTGCATCCAACCAGCAAGGCGTTTCGTCTAGCTTGGCGGAGGTAGCCACCGCGTTCCGGATGGCCTGGAAGGAGACGTGCAGAAAGACGCAAGTGTAATAAAGCTGGGTGCGTTCTGCGGTCATGGGAGCCCCGAAAAATCTCAATGAGATCTATTTGCATTTTGATTGGTGAGAGTGTCGCTGTCAATCAAGGGAGGAGGCGATTCAACTGATAATCGTTTTCAGATAAGATCTCATCCAGCAATACGTCTTCAAGAGTCAATGAGAAAGAGCCGAAGCATGATCGATGCAAGCATGCTGCAGAGAATGAGACCGAAGCCGGGTGGCTGTCGGCAGGGATGGCGGGGATGACGGGAAACACGATGCGTACCGTTTCGCCGGCGCTGACCTGCTGGCTGCTGAGCCTGCCGCTGCTGGTGTTGTTATGGCTTGGGCTCGAGACCCAGGGAGGGCTGGCCCTGGGCCTGAAGTCTCTGCTATTTCCGTCGTACGAGGAAGTTGACCAACTGCTATTGCACTATGCCTGGTGGCCACGGCTCTCGGTTGCGCTACTTGCCGGCGGCGGCCTGGCGCTGGCCGGGGTGCTGATGCAGCAGGTGCTGCGTAATCCGTTGGCTTCGCCGACGACCCTGGGCGTGGCATCAGGCGCCAACTTGGCGCTGATGGCGGCGACTTTGCTGGCCCCCGGGCTAATGGCCGTCGGTCGCGAGTGGGTGGCGCTGGCCGGTGGCGGGCTGGCGATGGGGCTGGTGTTCATGCTGGCCTGGCGACGTGGGCTGGTGCCCATCGTGGTGGTGCTGGCGGGGCTGGTGGTCAACCTCTATCTGGGGGCGTTGGCCACGGCCTTGTTGTTGTTCAATCATGAGGCGCTGTCGGGCCTGTTGATCTGGGGAGCAGGATCGCTGGCCCAGAACGGCTGGGACGGCGTGGCGATCTTATGGCCGCGATTAGCTATCGGTGCCGTGGCTGCCTGGTTCCTGTTGCGCCCAATGGCGGTGCTGGAGCTGGACGACGCCAGTGCCAAGAGCCTGGGCGTATCGCTCAAGTATCTGCGCTTTGCCGGGATGGGACTGGCGGTCTTCATCACCGCCAGCATCGTCAGCGTAGTGGGGGTTGTCGGTTTCATCGGCCTGGCGGCACCCAATATCGTGCGCATGGCCGGAGCACGGCGTCTTTACCAGCGTTTGCTTTGGGGCACGCTGCTGGGCGCGGTGCTGCTGGCTACCTCCGACCTGCTGCTGCAGAACTTCGCCGGTGTGTTGCCGACGCTGATCCCCACCGGTGCGGTGACCGGTGCCTTGGGAGCGCCGCTGCTGATGTGGCTGATCCCGCGCTTGAAGCTGCAGGGCAATCGGGCGCCGCAGCCGGCTGCGGTGCTGATGAATCGACATCCCGCGCCTGGGCGTCTGGCTACGCGTCTGGCAATCGGCCTGCTGCTGGCCGTCGGCTTGGGTTTGCTGCTGGGGCAAGGGGTGAATGGCTGGTATTGGCTGTCGCCGGATAACTGGCGCGTCATGCAGTGGCGCATGCCCCGAGTAGTGGCGGCGGCGGCCAGCGGCTTGATGCTGGCGGTGGCCGGCACGCTGCTGCAGCGCCTCTCCGCCAATCCCATGGCCAGCCCGGAGGTGTTGGGAATCAGCGGTGGCTGTGCCATCGCCTTGATTCTGGGCATCTTCCTGCTCCCTGCTCCAACCAGTGGGATGCTGGTCGGAATCGGTACCCTGGGCGCCTTTGCCACCTTGCTGGTTCTGGTGACGCTCAATCGACGAAGCGGTTTCGTGCCCGAGCGCCTGCTGCTCACCGGAGTGGCGGTCACTGCGCTGTTCGATGCCGTGCGCAGCGTGATGCTGGCAGGTGGCGATCCGCGCGGGCAACAGATCATCGCCTGGCTGGCCGGCTCGACCTATTATGTCGATCTTACCAGCGCTCTGGCGGTTGGAACGCTGGCGGCACTGCTGACGTTGTGTG encodes:
- a CDS encoding electron transfer flavoprotein subunit beta/FixA family protein; translation: MKVLVAVKRVIDYNVKIRVKADHSDVDLTNVKMAMNPFCEIAVEEAVRLKEKGVATEIVAVTIGPKAAQEQLRTALALGADRAVHVETEERVESLAAAKLLAKVVEEEQPGLVILGKQAIDTDNNQTGQMLAALAGLPQGTFASEVQVDGDKVQVTREIDGGLQTVELTLPAIVTTDLRLNEPRYAKLPDIMKAKKKPLDVKTPADYGIEVASKLTLLKVESPAERKGGIKVGSVDELVDKLKNEAKVL
- the fhuB gene encoding Fe(3+)-hydroxamate ABC transporter permease FhuB, which gives rise to MRTVSPALTCWLLSLPLLVLLWLGLETQGGLALGLKSLLFPSYEEVDQLLLHYAWWPRLSVALLAGGGLALAGVLMQQVLRNPLASPTTLGVASGANLALMAATLLAPGLMAVGREWVALAGGGLAMGLVFMLAWRRGLVPIVVVLAGLVVNLYLGALATALLLFNHEALSGLLIWGAGSLAQNGWDGVAILWPRLAIGAVAAWFLLRPMAVLELDDASAKSLGVSLKYLRFAGMGLAVFITASIVSVVGVVGFIGLAAPNIVRMAGARRLYQRLLWGTLLGAVLLATSDLLLQNFAGVLPTLIPTGAVTGALGAPLLMWLIPRLKLQGNRAPQPAAVLMNRHPAPGRLATRLAIGLLLAVGLGLLLGQGVNGWYWLSPDNWRVMQWRMPRVVAAAASGLMLAVAGTLLQRLSANPMASPEVLGISGGCAIALILGIFLLPAPTSGMLVGIGTLGAFATLLVLVTLNRRSGFVPERLLLTGVAVTALFDAVRSVMLAGGDPRGQQIIAWLAGSTYYVDLTSALAVGTLAALLTLCALPLTRWLDILPLGASTTQALGIALNRARLLLLLLVALLTACATLVVGPLSFIGLLAPHMARLLGLSRAPQHLLGAALVGMLLMVLADWVGRQIIFPYEIPAGLVASLIGGAYFMWGLRRL
- a CDS encoding ABC transporter ATP-binding protein is translated as MFEVKGATFQIDGKLLLKPIEHCFVEGKVYGLIGHNGSGKSTLVKLLAQQHPVSQGEIRLDERLLSDWGQREFARRVAYLPQHLPSAENLTGRELIAFGRYPWHGLLGRHTAQDKAAIERAIELSHTEAFADRLVDTLSGGERQRVWLAMLLAQESRFLLLDEPLAALDIAHQMEVLALIRKLCDELKLCVIIVLHDINMASRYCDELLALHSGRLLAHGSPDEMMTDSTLEAIYGLPMQVMTHPSGEHRIAVAC
- a CDS encoding electron transfer flavoprotein subunit alpha/FixB family protein, which gives rise to MSILVLAEHHDGVLVGATAHVVAAAQAIGGDIDVLVAGENVGAVADAAAKLDGVNKVRVADNAVYAHQLAEPLSALLVELAGDYSHILAAASTTGKNVLPRVAALKDVSQLSEIVEVVDADTFKRPIYAGNAIATVKSADSLKVITVRSTGFDAVGESGNAAIESVDTVVDNSQSTFIKQELAQSDRPELAAAKVVISGGRGMGSGENFKLLDGIADKLGAAIGASRAAVDAGFVPNDMQVGQTGKIVAPELYIAVGISGAIQHLAGMKDSKVIVAINKDEEAPIFQVADYGLVGDLFEILPELESKL
- a CDS encoding superoxide dismutase, translated to MPHTLPELPYAYDALEPHIDAMTMEIHHSRHHKTYVDKLNAALEGTGLEDVPVDELMASIDRVPEAKRQEVINNGGGHSNHSKFWEMMSPNGGGQPQGKVAQAIDSELGGFDAFKEAFTKAALGRFGSGWAWLSVTPEKKLVVENTLNQDSPHMHGNTPVLGLDVWEHAYYLKYQNKRPDYVSAFFNVVNWEDVERRYQQATS